CCGGCGGCGGTGAGCGCCTCGGCCGAGCACGTGGCGCAGAAGCTCAGCAGCCCCGGATGGCCATAGCGTTCGGCGACCGATGAGACGATGTCGTTCCACTGTGTGAACCGCTCGAGCTCGCCCGACAGCTCGCAGCGAGGACGAGATCGCAACACGCGGTGGCCAGCGTCGACAGCCGGGTCTCGCCACCGGTCGCCGCGGCCATCGCCTCGTCGAGATCCACGAGGCCGGACTCCAGGGCACCGCTGGCGACGGTGGCGAGCCCGCGGCGTGAGAGGGCGAGCACCTCGATGTCGACGTCGCCGGCGGCGCGGGCGTGGGTCAGCGCCGTGCCGGCCAGCGTGATCTGCTCGAACGGGTCCCGGGCCGTGTAGGCGCCAGCGAGTGCGACCCAGCCCTGAACGACGGGAGACGAAGTCGTGTCAGCGAGCGTCTCGGCACGCGCGAGCCATCCTCGCGATGCCGCCTCATTGCCGATGGCACCCGCGTACTCGCGGGCGAGCCACGCGGCAGCCGCGGCGGCCGCGTCGTCCTCGCCGCTCGCGCGCCAGCTGGCGTAGGCCATGGTGCGGGTCTCCAGCGCCGCGTCGACCTCGCCCAACCACCACAGAGCCTCGCTCAGGCCTGCGGACGCGCGCGCGTGCTCGGGCCCGCCGGGCGGGAGAGCAGGCGCGGCGAGTGACAACGCTTCGACGGCGTCCTGCCACCGGGCCTCATCCAACGCGCGCGAGCCCGCAGCCAGCAGCGCGTCGACGGACGCGCGTGTGCTCTGGGGCACGGGTCCTGCCTGACGGTCGTCCATCGGCCCAGCATGCTCGCGGCCGGTGGCCATGGCCACCATCGCGCTCGGATCGCGCTCCGAGGCGGCTGGCCTGCGCGCCGACACCGAGGGCAGGCCTGGGGTGCCCAGCCGTCTGGCACGTTGTACCGGCGAAGCGTCGACGGTGAAGCTCGCCACGGGCACCCTCGACCCTGCGGGTCGTCACCGCAGAGTGTTGGGCTTGGGGAGCGAAAGCAGCCGCACACTTCGTCGCGCTGCTTGCGGGGTAGCAGCAAGATCGGGATGGGTTCGCGGTCGGGGCACCTACCGCCGCTATGACTATGCGCAGGTCTGCGCCGAGGCCGACGCGCACGAAATCACGGTGATGGCGTACCGGGCGTCGTTGAGGCCGTTGCTGGTCTCAAGAAGGCACGGATCACGTCGTTGAGACCGTCAGGCGCTTCCATGTCGACCATGTGCCCGACGTTGGGGATCAGCACGAGGTCGGCCTCAGGGATGGTGGAGTACAAGGGTTCCCACACCGAGCGGGGAGCACGCACGTCTCGCTCGCCGTTGACGATCAGCGTCGGGACGTTGACCTGCGACAGCACGTCGCGCAGATCGGCCTCGGCGAAGGCACGCAGCGCGGTCCTGGTGGCAGCCGGGTGCAGTTCGCCGATGATCGATTCGAGCTCATCGATGATCACTGTCGGCGCGTCGTCGGCAACGAGCGTGCGGATGAGCGCTGGTGCCCAGTTTCTGGGCGGAAGCTGGGAGTTGCGCTCCATCAGCTGCAGCCGCTGCTCGACCGTTGCCGCGGGCAGCGAGCCGCGCCATCCGGCGTAGGCGCCTACGAGGATGAGCGAGCTCACCAGCGTCGGATGTTGGCGGTACAGCTCCAACGCAAGGCCTGCGCCCCACGACAGGCCACCGACGTGCACACGCTGCAGGCCCAGCGCCTGGAGGAAGGCGGCCAACACATCTGCCCAATCCGGCAGGCTGAAGTCCTGCGGTGGGTCCGATGACGGACCCGCACCCGGCGCGTTCCACGCCACCACCTGGAACTCGTCGGCGAGCCCGTCGATCTGTGCGCGCCACTCGCGGCTGTTCGTAGGCCATCCGTGCAGGAGCACCAGGGGTGGCCCGTCGCCTCGTCGGTCATAGGCGATTGAATGGCCCTCGACCTCTACTACGTGCACAGAACTGCCCCGCCACGGCCGTCCCAAGCCTACGGCTCTTCGCCCTGAAGGAACACCTCGAAGGGGGCGCACGCCTCAGCGATCGCGTCCTGCGCGTCACCTGTCACAACGATCGGGGGTTATGCACGCCCGGCCACACGAATGGTCGCACGCATATTCACGGCGATGTGCGTGGCCACGATTTGAGGATGACTCGCAG
This Egicoccus sp. AB-alg2 DNA region includes the following protein-coding sequences:
- a CDS encoding alpha/beta fold hydrolase produces the protein MLLHGWPTNSREWRAQIDGLADEFQVVAWNAPGAGPSSDPPQDFSLPDWADVLAAFLQALGLQRVHVGGLSWGAGLALELYRQHPTLVSSLILVGAYAGWRGSLPAATVEQRLQLMERNSQLPPRNWAPALIRTLVADDAPTVIIDELESIIGELHPAATRTALRAFAEADLRDVLSQVNVPTLIVNGERDVRAPRSVWEPLYSTIPEADLVLIPNVGHMVDMEAPDGLNDVIRAFLRPATASTTPGTPSP